One window from the genome of Caldilineales bacterium encodes:
- a CDS encoding ABC transporter permease: protein MTTTTAVATKSAAIKSYERRHRIYGAVFIAIGLLIYWLFAAGVDSGLVSSFGLNLGPVPADQRLADWVLPSYTTVLLLSLVAVSMGAYELVRGFGRATNVLLGLIILFFIFSFLVWATRDQSINLVGMLKAMVQRAVPLTIGALSGVLCERAGVVNIAIEGMFLTGAMVGALVGSVSHSLWVGLMAAMLAGGLLAGIHAVLSIHYMVDQIISGTVINIFSVGITSFISSKFLQVFQELNSPGTFKPFKLPVLGDIPIIGPIFFEGNIFLFGMYILLIVIHIGLFYTRWGLRTRAVGEHPRAADTLGINVFRTRYLAVILGGLVAGFGGAYFTLGSVGRFDEVMTAGRGFIALAAMIFGKWLPFGAFGASLIFGFAESLQGKLSILKVPIPSQFLLMAPYIATMIALAGLIGRAIPPAADGKPYSKDH, encoded by the coding sequence ATGACAACGACCACAGCAGTAGCGACGAAATCAGCGGCCATCAAGTCCTATGAGCGCCGGCACCGCATCTACGGCGCCGTCTTCATTGCCATCGGTTTGTTGATCTATTGGTTGTTTGCAGCGGGCGTCGATTCCGGGCTGGTCTCCAGCTTCGGCCTCAACCTGGGGCCGGTGCCCGCCGACCAGCGCCTGGCCGACTGGGTGCTGCCTTCCTACACGACCGTGCTCTTGCTCTCGCTGGTGGCGGTCAGCATGGGAGCCTACGAGTTGGTGCGCGGCTTCGGCCGGGCGACCAATGTCCTGCTGGGGTTGATCATCCTCTTCTTCATTTTTTCTTTTCTCGTTTGGGCCACGCGCGACCAGTCGATCAACCTGGTGGGGATGCTGAAAGCGATGGTGCAGCGGGCGGTGCCGCTAACGATCGGCGCCCTGTCGGGCGTGCTTTGCGAGCGGGCGGGGGTGGTCAATATCGCCATCGAGGGCATGTTCCTCACAGGGGCGATGGTGGGGGCGCTGGTGGGTAGCGTCAGCCACAGCCTGTGGGTGGGGTTGATGGCGGCGATGCTGGCCGGCGGCTTGTTGGCCGGCATCCACGCCGTGCTCTCCATCCACTACATGGTCGACCAGATCATCAGCGGCACGGTGATCAACATCTTTTCGGTTGGGATCACCAGTTTCATTTCCAGCAAGTTCCTGCAAGTATTCCAAGAGTTGAATAGCCCTGGAACGTTCAAGCCTTTCAAGCTGCCGGTGTTGGGCGACATCCCCATCATCGGCCCGATCTTCTTCGAGGGCAACATCTTCTTGTTCGGGATGTACATCCTGCTCATCGTCATCCACATCGGTCTGTTCTACACGCGCTGGGGGTTGCGCACGCGGGCGGTGGGCGAGCACCCACGGGCAGCAGATACGCTCGGCATCAATGTCTTCCGCACCCGCTATCTGGCCGTCATCCTGGGCGGGCTGGTGGCCGGATTCGGCGGCGCCTATTTCACGCTCGGTTCGGTGGGACGCTTCGACGAGGTGATGACGGCCGGGCGCGGCTTCATTGCCCTGGCCGCCATGATCTTCGGCAAGTGGTTGCCGTTCGGGGCCTTTGGCGCCAGTCTCATCTTCGGTTTTGCCGAATCGTTGCAGGGCAAGCTGTCGATTCTGAAAGTGCCCATCCCCTCGCAGTTCCTGTTGATGGCGCCCTACATCGCTACCATGATCGCCCTGGCCGGCTTGATCGGGCGCGCCATCCCGCCCGCCGCCGATGGCAAGCCGTATAGCAAGGATCACTGA
- a CDS encoding ABC transporter permease, giving the protein MAQLAAPHPPAPAAPSRWRRLLQPLVIPLLSIFTALVLGSLVIILTDLAVLKALREDFAGAFPLMWRAVATAYGSLFQGSIGSISQIVAAIGSGDGAAIAKAFYPITDSLVTATPLLLTGLAVAVGFRAGLFNIGVEGQLYVGAICAVWVGFAVKGLPTIIHLPLAILAGAAGGAFWAFIPAILKAKTGAHEVINTIMMNYIAFRLSEWLLSDKGPLKRPESANPVSPFIEKSAELPRFFPDPIRFHLGFFVAIGMALFVYWFLFKTTWGFEVRTVGQNPDAARYAGMSITRNIIIAMCLSGALAGLAGANEVLGVNHNLALAFSSGYGFDGIAIALLGKSHPLGVVLTGLLFGTLRSGATRMQNVARIPVEIIDVIQALIIAFIAAPAIIRAIYRLRSTGEGQGEVFMRGWGK; this is encoded by the coding sequence ATGGCGCAACTCGCTGCCCCACACCCACCCGCACCCGCCGCCCCCTCGCGCTGGCGACGGCTCCTGCAGCCGCTCGTCATCCCGCTGCTGTCGATCTTCACCGCCCTGGTGCTCGGCTCGCTGGTCATCATCCTCACCGATCTGGCGGTGCTGAAGGCGCTGCGCGAGGACTTTGCCGGCGCCTTCCCGCTGATGTGGCGGGCGGTGGCGACGGCCTATGGCTCGCTGTTCCAGGGGTCGATCGGGTCGATCTCGCAGATCGTCGCCGCCATCGGCAGCGGCGACGGCGCCGCCATTGCCAAAGCGTTCTACCCGATCACCGACAGCCTGGTGACGGCGACCCCGCTCCTGCTGACGGGGCTGGCGGTGGCGGTCGGATTCCGGGCGGGCCTGTTCAATATCGGCGTCGAAGGACAACTCTATGTCGGCGCCATCTGCGCCGTGTGGGTGGGCTTTGCCGTCAAAGGCCTGCCAACCATCATCCATCTCCCCCTCGCCATCCTGGCCGGCGCGGCCGGCGGCGCCTTCTGGGCCTTCATCCCTGCCATCCTCAAAGCCAAAACCGGGGCGCATGAGGTCATCAACACGATCATGATGAACTATATCGCCTTCCGGCTGAGCGAATGGCTTCTGAGCGACAAAGGCCCACTCAAGCGCCCCGAATCGGCCAATCCCGTCAGCCCGTTCATCGAAAAGTCGGCCGAGTTGCCTCGTTTCTTCCCCGACCCGATCCGCTTCCATTTAGGCTTTTTCGTGGCGATAGGCATGGCGCTGTTCGTCTACTGGTTCCTGTTCAAGACGACCTGGGGTTTCGAGGTGCGGACGGTGGGGCAGAACCCCGACGCCGCCCGCTACGCCGGCATGAGCATCACCCGCAACATCATCATCGCTATGTGTCTGTCGGGCGCGCTGGCGGGGCTGGCGGGAGCCAACGAGGTGTTGGGGGTCAATCACAATCTGGCGCTGGCGTTTTCCTCTGGCTACGGCTTCGACGGCATCGCCATTGCCCTGCTTGGCAAAAGCCACCCGCTGGGGGTGGTGCTGACGGGGCTGCTCTTTGGCACCCTCCGCAGCGGCGCCACCCGGATGCAGAATGTAGCCCGCATCCCGGTCGAGATCATCGACGTGATCCAGGCCCTGATCATCGCCTTCATCGCCGCACCGGCCATCATCCGGGCCATCTACCGGCTGCGATCGACCGGCGAAGGCCAGGGCGAGGTGTTCATGCGCGGATGGGGGAAGTAG
- a CDS encoding DarT ssDNA thymidine ADP-ribosyltransferase family protein → MNKQNRRLRELYYITHIDNIPSILRYGILSHAKIEADGIAHTPIYDKAIVSGRNQRLTPNGKSLWSFANLYFQPRNPMLYRVLLEKSPDDIAVIAVQTSILNNPDIYITTGNAASYNSEILPREEGIKRLPGMRDVINATWWTEEAGTKRKIMAEVLAPDFIPPQLISSIYVANHTVKRKLRALIGERELEIIPEPNMFFAPSYEHRLTPNLNLVKGDMFFSGKQTLTISVNTVGVMGKGLASRAKYQFPDAYVEYQQVCRDGLLKMGKPYLYQRETSLDHQLADQPFSLSHTNRETWFLFFATKNHWKENSDIDGIRQGLVWVKENYQPLGIKSLAMPALGCGLGNLQWEDVGPIMCQMLDLDVPVSIHLPLEQEIQNEFLTYKYLFS, encoded by the coding sequence ATGAACAAGCAGAATCGGCGTTTACGCGAGCTTTATTACATCACGCACATCGACAATATTCCGTCGATCTTGAGGTATGGGATACTCTCTCATGCCAAGATCGAGGCGGATGGCATTGCGCACACGCCGATCTACGACAAGGCAATTGTCTCTGGGAGGAATCAGAGATTGACGCCAAATGGCAAGTCGTTATGGAGTTTTGCGAACCTCTACTTTCAGCCGCGTAACCCCATGCTCTATCGCGTGCTTCTAGAGAAATCACCAGATGATATAGCTGTGATTGCCGTACAGACCAGTATTCTAAACAATCCAGATATTTACATCACTACCGGAAATGCAGCGAGTTACAATTCTGAGATTTTGCCTCGCGAAGAAGGTATCAAGCGATTACCCGGAATGCGAGACGTTATCAATGCGACCTGGTGGACCGAGGAGGCCGGAACCAAACGAAAAATCATGGCCGAGGTGTTGGCGCCAGATTTCATTCCGCCACAATTGATCAGCTCTATTTATGTAGCCAATCACACTGTGAAACGAAAACTCCGTGCACTGATTGGCGAAAGAGAACTAGAAATTATTCCTGAGCCAAACATGTTTTTTGCTCCATCTTATGAGCATAGATTGACTCCAAATCTCAACCTGGTCAAGGGCGATATGTTTTTCTCCGGCAAACAGACTTTGACGATCAGTGTGAATACTGTCGGTGTGATGGGCAAAGGCCTGGCTTCACGGGCCAAATATCAATTTCCTGACGCCTATGTCGAATATCAGCAAGTTTGTCGTGATGGGCTTCTGAAGATGGGAAAGCCTTATCTCTATCAACGAGAGACCTCACTCGATCATCAACTGGCGGACCAACCGTTTAGCCTGTCGCACACCAATCGAGAGACCTGGTTCTTGTTTTTTGCGACCAAGAATCACTGGAAAGAGAATTCTGACATCGATGGCATCCGGCAGGGTTTGGTCTGGGTGAAGGAGAACTATCAGCCGTTGGGCATCAAATCCCTGGCCATGCCGGCCCTGGGTTGTGGGCTGGGCAATCTCCAATGGGAAGATGTTGGCCCCATCATGTGCCAGATGCTTGATTTGGATGTTCCGGTTAGTATCCACCTTCCCTTGGAACAGGAGATACAGAACGAATTTCTTACGTATAAGTACCTTTTTAGCTAA
- a CDS encoding ABC transporter ATP-binding protein, translated as MAPILQLRGITKRFPGVLANDHIDLELNQGEILALLGENGAGKSTLMNILYGLYQPDEGEIIVKGKKLTVHSPNDAIDAGVGMVHQHFMLVPVLTVTENVMLGVESLRGGVFLDRRKSAARIREISEKFGLAVDPNSYIKDLPVGVQQRVEIIKLLYRSADILILDEPTAVLTPQEADELFKVMQSLVAQGKSIIFITHKLREVLAVADRITVLRLGKVVGQADPKAATQPQLASMMVGRDVSLKAKKTHCVPGDTVLKIDRLSVLDDRENLAVNEVTLEVRAGEVVGVAGVQGNGQTEFVEALTGLRSALSGAISIDGKDTTRATPRKVVETGVAHVPEDRQADGLVLSYPIADNMVLNTYYLPPFARGVVIQQDEVGKAATDLVKQFDVRTPGIGTPASSLSGGNQQKVIVAREFSRPIKLLIASQPTRGLDVGSIEYIHSRILEKRDTGCAVLLVSTELDEIMALSDRIAVMYRGKIIAIVDSPHVTKEYLGLLMAGVSPDQIAPIEEPAEDEAEAVF; from the coding sequence ATGGCGCCTATCCTCCAACTCCGCGGCATCACCAAACGTTTTCCTGGCGTGTTGGCCAACGATCACATCGACCTGGAGTTGAATCAGGGTGAGATCCTGGCCCTGCTCGGCGAGAATGGCGCCGGCAAATCCACGTTGATGAACATCCTCTACGGCCTCTATCAGCCGGACGAGGGGGAGATCATCGTCAAGGGCAAGAAGTTGACCGTCCACAGCCCCAACGACGCCATCGACGCGGGGGTGGGGATGGTGCATCAGCATTTCATGTTGGTGCCGGTGCTGACCGTGACCGAGAATGTGATGTTGGGAGTCGAGTCTCTGCGGGGCGGTGTGTTTCTAGATCGGCGCAAGTCCGCTGCCCGCATCCGCGAGATTTCGGAGAAGTTCGGTCTGGCGGTAGACCCGAACAGCTATATCAAAGATCTGCCAGTGGGGGTGCAGCAGCGGGTCGAAATCATCAAGCTGCTCTATCGCAGCGCTGACATCCTCATCCTGGATGAGCCGACGGCGGTGTTGACGCCGCAGGAGGCGGATGAACTGTTCAAGGTGATGCAGTCGCTGGTGGCGCAGGGCAAATCGATCATCTTCATCACCCACAAGCTGCGCGAGGTGCTGGCAGTGGCCGACCGCATCACCGTGCTGCGGCTGGGCAAGGTGGTGGGGCAGGCCGACCCCAAGGCCGCTACGCAACCGCAGTTGGCGTCGATGATGGTAGGCCGCGATGTGAGCCTCAAGGCCAAGAAGACGCACTGCGTCCCCGGCGATACGGTGCTCAAGATCGACCGCCTGAGTGTGTTGGACGACCGCGAGAACCTGGCCGTCAATGAAGTCACGCTGGAGGTGCGGGCGGGCGAGGTGGTGGGGGTGGCGGGGGTGCAGGGCAACGGTCAGACCGAATTCGTCGAGGCGTTGACGGGGCTGCGTTCGGCTCTGAGCGGCGCCATCTCTATCGATGGCAAGGATACGACCCGCGCCACCCCACGCAAGGTGGTCGAGACCGGAGTGGCGCATGTGCCCGAAGACCGCCAGGCGGATGGGCTGGTGCTCTCCTATCCCATCGCCGATAACATGGTGCTGAACACCTATTATCTGCCGCCCTTCGCCAGGGGCGTCGTCATCCAGCAAGACGAGGTGGGCAAGGCGGCGACCGATCTGGTCAAGCAATTCGATGTGCGGACGCCCGGCATCGGCACACCGGCCAGTTCGCTCTCGGGCGGCAACCAGCAGAAGGTGATCGTCGCCCGCGAGTTCTCGCGCCCGATCAAGCTGCTCATCGCCTCGCAACCAACCCGTGGCCTGGATGTCGGCTCGATCGAGTACATCCATTCGCGCATCCTCGAAAAGCGCGACACGGGCTGCGCCGTGCTGCTCGTCTCCACCGAACTGGACGAGATCATGGCCCTGTCGGACCGCATTGCTGTGATGTATCGCGGCAAGATCATCGCCATCGTCGATTCGCCGCACGTGACGAAGGAATATCTCGGCCTGCTCATGGCCGGCGTCAGCCCCGATCAGATTGCCCCCATCGAGGAGCCGGCCGAGGACGAAGCCGAAGCGGTGTTCTAG
- a CDS encoding BMP family ABC transporter substrate-binding protein, translating into MYKRLFTVLTVILVAAFVLAACGGRATPAPTEAPPPTAAPTKAPEPTKAPEPTKAPEPTAAPEAKGKVCEVTDTGGVDDKSFNQTAWDGAEAVAAELGWEATYLESQQQTDYEKNINEFIASDCDLIVTVGFLLGDATAAAATANPDQKFQILDFAYADPYDNVWQQVYATQEGAFLAGYVAAGMTKTGKVGTFGGINIPPVADFMVGFQEGIEYYNQQNGTAVELLGWDNATKDGLFTGDFSDQDKGKQFGQNLIDEGADIIMPVAGPVGLGTAAAVKENPGVMLVGVDTDWFVSAPEYKDIVLTSVLKHLELSVASATRAVADGSYAGGVKVATLANGEIGIAPFHNFDGEVPQAVKDGVAQVTQDIIDGKIKVNSFSTLGETAMMEGGKVCEVTDTGGVDDKSFNQTAWDGAEAVAAELGWEATYLESQQQTDYEKNINEFIASDCDLIVTVGFLLGDATAAAATANPDQKFQILDFAYADPYDNVWQQVYATQEGAFLAGYVAAGMTKTGKVGTFGGINIPPVADFMVGFQEGIEYYNQQNGTAVELLGWDNATKDGLFTGDFSDQDKGKQFGQNLIDEGADIIMPVAGPVGLGTAAAVKENPGVMLVGVDTDWFVSAPEYKDIVLTSVLKHLELSVASATRAVADGSYAGGVKVATLANGEIGIAPFHNFDGEVPQAVKDGVAQVTQDIIDGKIKVNSFSSLP; encoded by the coding sequence ATGTACAAACGACTGTTTACTGTCTTGACCGTCATCTTGGTGGCGGCCTTCGTGCTCGCCGCCTGCGGCGGGCGCGCCACGCCTGCTCCCACCGAGGCGCCCCCACCGACCGCAGCGCCGACGAAAGCCCCTGAGCCGACGAAAGCGCCCGAACCCACCAAAGCGCCTGAACCTACCGCCGCCCCCGAAGCCAAAGGCAAGGTGTGCGAGGTGACGGACACGGGTGGTGTGGACGACAAGTCGTTCAACCAGACGGCGTGGGATGGCGCCGAAGCGGTGGCGGCAGAGTTGGGTTGGGAGGCGACGTATCTGGAGTCGCAGCAGCAGACCGACTACGAGAAGAACATCAACGAGTTCATCGCCTCGGACTGCGACCTGATCGTGACCGTCGGCTTCCTCTTGGGCGATGCCACGGCGGCGGCGGCGACGGCGAACCCGGATCAGAAGTTCCAGATCCTTGACTTTGCCTATGCCGACCCCTATGACAACGTCTGGCAGCAGGTCTACGCCACCCAGGAAGGCGCATTCCTGGCCGGCTATGTGGCGGCTGGCATGACCAAGACCGGCAAGGTCGGCACCTTCGGCGGCATCAACATCCCGCCCGTGGCCGACTTCATGGTGGGCTTCCAGGAAGGCATCGAGTACTACAATCAGCAGAACGGCACTGCGGTCGAACTCTTGGGTTGGGACAATGCCACCAAGGACGGCTTGTTCACGGGTGACTTCAGCGACCAGGACAAGGGCAAGCAGTTCGGCCAGAACCTGATCGACGAGGGCGCCGACATCATCATGCCGGTGGCCGGCCCGGTGGGTCTGGGCACGGCGGCGGCAGTGAAGGAGAACCCCGGCGTCATGCTCGTCGGCGTTGACACCGACTGGTTCGTGAGCGCACCTGAGTACAAGGACATCGTCCTCACCAGCGTGCTCAAACACCTGGAACTCTCGGTCGCTTCGGCGACGCGAGCCGTGGCCGATGGCTCCTACGCTGGCGGCGTCAAGGTCGCCACCCTGGCCAACGGCGAAATCGGCATCGCTCCCTTCCACAACTTCGACGGCGAGGTGCCCCAGGCCGTCAAGGATGGCGTCGCCCAGGTCACTCAGGACATCATCGACGGCAAGATCAAAGTCAACAGCTTCAGCACATTGGGTGAAACGGCGATGATGGAAGGCGGCAAGGTGTGCGAGGTGACGGACACGGGTGGTGTGGACGACAAGTCGTTCAACCAGACGGCGTGGGATGGCGCCGAAGCGGTGGCGGCAGAGTTGGGTTGGGAGGCGACGTATCTGGAGTCGCAGCAGCAGACCGACTACGAGAAGAACATCAACGAGTTCATCGCCTCGGACTGCGACCTGATCGTGACCGTCGGCTTCCTCTTGGGCGATGCCACGGCGGCGGCGGCGACGGCGAACCCGGATCAGAAGTTCCAGATCCTTGACTTTGCCTATGCCGACCCCTATGACAACGTCTGGCAGCAGGTCTACGCCACCCAGGAAGGCGCATTCCTGGCCGGCTATGTGGCGGCTGGCATGACCAAGACCGGCAAGGTCGGCACCTTCGGCGGCATCAACATCCCGCCCGTGGCCGACTTCATGGTGGGCTTCCAGGAAGGCATCGAGTACTACAATCAGCAGAACGGCACTGCGGTCGAACTCTTGGGTTGGGACAATGCCACCAAGGACGGCTTGTTCACGGGTGACTTCAGCGACCAGGACAAGGGCAAGCAGTTCGGCCAGAACCTGATCGACGAGGGCGCCGACATCATCATGCCGGTGGCCGGCCCGGTGGGTCTGGGCACGGCGGCGGCAGTGAAGGAGAACCCCGGCGTCATGCTCGTCGGCGTTGACACCGACTGGTTCGTGAGCGCACCTGAGTACAAGGACATCGTCCTCACCAGCGTGCTCAAACACCTGGAACTCTCGGTCGCTTCGGCGACGCGAGCCGTGGCCGATGGCTCCTACGCTGGCGGCGTCAAGGTCGCCACCCTGGCCAACGGCGAAATCGGCATCGCTCCCTTCCACAACTTCGACGGCGAGGTGCCCCAGGCCGTCAAGGATGGCGTCGCCCAGGTCACTCAGGACATCATCGACGGCAAGATCAAAGTCAACAGCTTCAGCAGCCTGCCGTAA